A stretch of DNA from Shewanella sediminis HAW-EB3:
GGCTGCGGCGATTGAGTCTGTTAACATCATTTACAAGTTACATATCCTGGTTGGTTTAACCTTGATTATGATATTCCCGTTTACTCGCCTGGTTCATGTTATCAGTGTTCCGGTGAAGTATCTTGCGAGAAACTATCAGATCGTTCGCCAACGTTAATCGTGGTAGCTTAAGTTAAATAAGCGGACAGCATTGTCTGTCCGCTTTCATTAAGTTTTAATTAGCGTAAAAATTAACGATTGAGATTAAGGAGCTTGATTTCAATCCTTAGTTAATAACTGAAATGGATAGTTGTATTGCGCATTCAATGTTTAGATAGGTGTTTAGATGAATGCTTGAATAAATTTATTGATGACGGCTTAACGGCTGAATCATTTTAACTATTAAAATTGTATCTCTGTCAAAATTAAATTAGGTGTAAACCTTTACTTAATCCAGTCATAGAGTCCATAAAGTTAACCTTTGGGTTTATGACCAATAATTAAAAGAGTAGTAATTATGAGTTCATGTGGCACAAGTACCCCAACAACCCCATCTAAAGAATCATTGCCAGTTATCTGTGTAAATCGTGTGACTATTGAAGAGACTGCACTCGCTAATGAGCTTCAATATCACGCACACAAGAATTTTGATGTGGTTGTTCAACAAGCCGGGCAGACATTGGTCATCAGGCAATTACTGGTTGAGCAGGCTAAAAAACTAGACCTGGATGTGTCAGGTGATAATGAAGAGAAAGGGGTTCAGAAACTGTTAGAGACTCAGGTTATTTATGACGACCCTAAAGAGGACGATTGTCAGCGTTATTTTGATAATAATCGTGCAAAGTTCACCACTATGCCGCTGATGGAGGTCGACCATATTCTGCTAGCTGCCGCAAAAGATGACATCAAAGGCAGAGATGACGCTAAAACAGATGCTAATGATATTATCAGCCGACTTCAAGACGACCCCTCTCTTTTTGCTGATCTGGCTAAACACCACTCGGCTTGCCCCTCAAAGGAAACCGGAGGGTCGTTGGGTC
This window harbors:
- a CDS encoding peptidylprolyl isomerase, with protein sequence MSSCGTSTPTTPSKESLPVICVNRVTIEETALANELQYHAHKNFDVVVQQAGQTLVIRQLLVEQAKKLDLDVSGDNEEKGVQKLLETQVIYDDPKEDDCQRYFDNNRAKFTTMPLMEVDHILLAAAKDDIKGRDDAKTDANDIISRLQDDPSLFADLAKHHSACPSKETGGSLGQISNGQTVPEFERQLMLLPEGLASKPLESRYGLHVVNIARKIEGKPLEYSMVYDKVRGYLVHRASHLAIQAYIHNLVQKADISGIKVMFADENIHV